A portion of the Algisphaera agarilytica genome contains these proteins:
- a CDS encoding CmpA/NrtA family ABC transporter substrate-binding protein, with product MSESSVTRRRPMWARTRQLFSTLALVAAVVSPAAAQETEPLDVEKDELKFGFIKLTDCAPIVIAKEKGYFEDEGLSVEVIAQPNWKTLLDNVISGELDGAHMLSGQPIAATIGFGTKAHIITAFTMDLNGNGITVSNSIWEQMQENDSALDMPQPSHPITAEGLKPIVQEYIDDGKKLQMGMVFPVSTHNYEIRYWLAAAGIHPGMYTATDIGGRTDAEVELSVTPPPMMPATLESGNIQGYCVGEPWNQQAVAKGIGVPVTTNYDIWKNNPEKVFGVSKKWADENPQTMLAVTKALIKAGKWLDETDADGNLVNRVEAAQILSRPDYVGADFDVIKNSMTGTFIFQKTDVREMPDFNVFFKYHCTYPWYSDGIWFLTQMRRWGQVTEAKPAEWYHEQAKEVYKPAIYLEAAKLLLEEGFIEEADVPWDTDGYKPATAEFIDGIEYDGKDPLGYLAKHAIGHKD from the coding sequence ATGTCCGAATCGTCCGTCACCCGCCGACGCCCCATGTGGGCCCGCACCCGCCAGCTGTTTTCTACGCTGGCGCTTGTCGCTGCCGTGGTTTCCCCCGCCGCCGCTCAAGAAACCGAGCCGCTCGATGTCGAGAAGGATGAGCTGAAGTTCGGCTTCATCAAGCTCACCGACTGTGCCCCCATCGTGATCGCCAAAGAAAAAGGCTACTTCGAAGACGAAGGCCTCTCGGTCGAAGTCATCGCCCAGCCCAACTGGAAGACCCTGCTCGACAATGTGATCTCCGGCGAACTGGACGGCGCTCACATGCTGTCGGGTCAGCCCATCGCCGCGACCATCGGCTTCGGCACCAAGGCGCACATCATCACCGCCTTCACCATGGACCTCAACGGCAACGGCATCACCGTGTCGAACTCCATCTGGGAACAGATGCAAGAGAACGACTCGGCTCTCGATATGCCCCAGCCCTCGCACCCCATCACCGCTGAAGGTCTCAAGCCGATCGTTCAGGAATACATCGACGACGGCAAGAAGCTGCAGATGGGCATGGTCTTCCCCGTGTCGACCCACAACTACGAAATCCGCTACTGGCTCGCCGCCGCGGGCATCCACCCCGGCATGTACACCGCGACCGACATCGGCGGCCGTACCGACGCCGAAGTCGAACTCTCCGTCACCCCGCCCCCGATGATGCCCGCGACCCTCGAGTCCGGCAACATCCAGGGCTACTGCGTCGGTGAGCCGTGGAACCAGCAAGCCGTCGCCAAGGGCATCGGCGTGCCGGTGACCACCAACTACGACATCTGGAAGAACAACCCCGAGAAGGTCTTCGGCGTGTCCAAGAAGTGGGCCGACGAAAACCCGCAGACCATGCTCGCCGTCACCAAGGCACTGATCAAGGCCGGTAAGTGGCTCGACGAAACCGACGCCGATGGCAACTTGGTCAACCGTGTCGAAGCCGCTCAGATCCTCTCGCGTCCCGACTACGTCGGTGCAGACTTCGACGTCATCAAGAACTCGATGACCGGCACCTTCATCTTCCAGAAGACCGACGTCCGCGAGATGCCCGACTTCAACGTGTTCTTCAAGTACCACTGCACCTACCCCTGGTACTCGGACGGCATCTGGTTCCTGACGCAAATGCGTCGCTGGGGCCAAGTCACCGAAGCCAAGCCTGCTGAGTGGTACCACGAGCAAGCCAAGGAAGTGTACAAGCCCGCGATCTACCTCGAAGCCGCGAAGCTCCTGCTCGAAGAAGGCTTCATCGAAGAGGCTGACGTGCCGTGGGACACCGATGGCTACAAGCCCGCCACCGCCGAGTTCATCGACGGTATCGAGTACGACGGCAAGGACCCCCTGGGCTACCTCGCCAAGCACGCGATCGGCCACAAAGACTAA
- a CDS encoding ABC transporter permease, whose translation MLKKLKTILLKIVDLTALGFLEPYVRLCYGEEPKKQLKLIAQFSAVPIAAIALFITIWAILAPMHKTKSGSVPTPMQTLSAWNSIQNQHDQENAKAEAYNLTGEARLEVVAAAEARQAELVPLVAEANKGVDDAREAEAAEKAERIAPLQAKLDEMKEAADTEEEARLSEIEARAEALDTSDAAARDQLKADYLAFDAWEEEQKDAQSDLKGAIKLIQDEKTPEVTAALLLQKQRNDEKQFIDKLIEVAGEDSRELSLAETEAKLSELEVAYAGASGADTFKTLKKIVREQNKLAKTEDRIYAKPWTLPMQIFRSILCVFAGFLVGVAIAVPIGVCCGLSRTFMAAMTPFIALFKPVSPIVWLLIFMIVVGGFFPDPDKSVVLESLTAFTNWITGWIPFVGDMVTDFDINIAFIASALTVSMCSLWATMVNTALGVASVDKDHINVAKVLRLGFFSRLFKIVLPSALPLVFAGMRISLGVGWMVLIAAELLASSEGLGKFTWDQFNNGATDSFAKIVCMVFVVGIIGLILDRIMIIFQRLVSFEGSVATI comes from the coding sequence ATGCTCAAGAAACTCAAAACCATCCTCCTCAAGATCGTCGACTTGACCGCCCTAGGCTTTCTCGAGCCTTACGTGCGACTGTGCTACGGCGAAGAACCCAAGAAGCAGCTTAAGCTGATTGCTCAATTCAGTGCCGTTCCCATCGCGGCCATCGCCTTGTTCATCACGATCTGGGCAATCCTTGCTCCTATGCACAAAACCAAGTCGGGTAGCGTCCCTACGCCGATGCAAACGCTGAGTGCCTGGAATTCCATCCAGAATCAACACGATCAAGAAAATGCTAAGGCCGAAGCGTACAACCTGACCGGCGAAGCCCGGCTCGAAGTGGTTGCGGCGGCTGAAGCCCGTCAGGCCGAACTCGTGCCTTTGGTTGCCGAAGCAAACAAAGGCGTGGACGATGCCCGTGAGGCTGAAGCGGCCGAGAAGGCCGAGCGGATTGCTCCGCTGCAAGCCAAGCTCGACGAGATGAAGGAAGCCGCCGACACCGAGGAGGAGGCCCGGCTCAGCGAGATTGAGGCCCGTGCGGAGGCACTCGACACGAGCGATGCCGCGGCCCGCGACCAACTCAAGGCCGACTATCTCGCCTTCGACGCCTGGGAAGAAGAACAGAAGGACGCCCAGAGTGATCTGAAGGGAGCGATCAAGCTGATCCAGGACGAGAAGACCCCCGAAGTTACCGCGGCGTTGTTGTTGCAGAAGCAGCGCAACGACGAAAAGCAGTTCATCGACAAGCTGATTGAGGTCGCCGGTGAAGACAGCCGTGAGCTGTCACTGGCCGAGACCGAAGCCAAGCTCTCCGAGCTGGAGGTTGCCTACGCGGGGGCCAGCGGCGCGGATACCTTTAAGACCCTGAAGAAGATCGTCCGCGAACAGAATAAGCTCGCCAAGACCGAGGACCGCATCTACGCCAAGCCTTGGACGCTGCCGATGCAGATCTTCCGTTCGATCCTGTGTGTGTTCGCGGGCTTCCTGGTGGGTGTGGCGATTGCGGTGCCGATCGGCGTCTGCTGCGGCCTGTCGCGGACTTTCATGGCGGCGATGACCCCGTTCATTGCTTTGTTCAAGCCGGTGTCGCCGATCGTTTGGCTCCTGATCTTCATGATCGTCGTGGGCGGCTTCTTCCCCGACCCCGACAAGAGCGTGGTGCTCGAATCGCTCACCGCCTTCACCAACTGGATCACCGGATGGATCCCGTTTGTTGGCGACATGGTGACCGACTTCGACATCAACATCGCCTTCATCGCCTCGGCATTGACGGTCTCGATGTGCTCACTCTGGGCGACCATGGTCAACACCGCGCTGGGTGTCGCCTCGGTGGACAAGGACCACATCAACGTCGCCAAGGTGCTGCGTCTGGGCTTCTTCAGCCGTCTGTTCAAGATCGTGCTCCCCTCGGCCCTGCCGCTGGTGTTCGCGGGCATGCGGATTTCGTTGGGGGTCGGCTGGATGGTGCTGATCGCCGCCGAGCTGCTCGCCTCGTCCGAAGGTTTGGGTAAGTTCACCTGGGACCAGTTCAACAACGGGGCGACCGACTCGTTCGCCAAGATCGTCTGCATGGTCTTCGTGGTCGGCATCATCGGCCTGATCCTCGACCGCATCATGATCATCTTCCAACGCCTCGTGAGCTTCGAAGGCTCGGTCGCGACGATCTGA
- a CDS encoding ABC transporter ATP-binding protein, which produces MAYLELQNVSKGYGPPSNRYEVLENVNLSIEKNEFVAVIGFSGSGKSTLMSLLAGLEKPDTGKVILDGEEVAQPGPRLGIMFQNYSLLPWLSVAGNLEIAVKQVFPEMPKKERAEYIQHYIDMVTLTNSEYKKPAELSGGMRQRLSLARTLAMKPDVLLLDEPLSALDAITRSVLQDEIIRIWEEDRRTVVMITNDVDEAALMADRIVPLTPGPSATLAHSYPVELERPRDRTTLNFNPDFKKLRHEVSGFLMSLNEDAKSLKFNNELTLPDLQPKDFRTHYTTVG; this is translated from the coding sequence ATGGCTTACCTCGAATTACAAAACGTCAGCAAGGGCTACGGCCCGCCGAGCAACCGCTACGAGGTGCTCGAAAACGTGAACCTGTCGATCGAGAAAAACGAGTTCGTTGCCGTCATCGGTTTTTCGGGCTCGGGCAAGAGCACGCTGATGTCCCTTCTCGCCGGGCTCGAAAAGCCCGACACGGGCAAGGTCATACTCGACGGCGAAGAAGTCGCCCAGCCCGGCCCTCGCCTGGGCATCATGTTCCAGAACTACTCGCTGCTGCCCTGGCTTTCGGTCGCGGGCAACCTCGAGATCGCGGTGAAGCAGGTCTTTCCCGAGATGCCGAAGAAGGAACGGGCCGAGTACATCCAGCACTACATCGACATGGTCACGCTGACCAACTCGGAATACAAGAAACCCGCCGAGCTTTCCGGCGGCATGCGTCAGCGTTTGTCGCTCGCCCGGACCCTGGCGATGAAGCCAGACGTGCTGCTCCTCGATGAGCCGCTCTCGGCGCTCGACGCGATCACGCGTTCGGTCCTTCAGGACGAGATCATCCGCATCTGGGAAGAAGACCGCCGGACCGTGGTGATGATCACCAACGACGTCGACGAAGCCGCGCTCATGGCCGACCGGATAGTTCCGCTGACGCCCGGCCCCTCGGCCACCCTGGCCCACTCCTACCCCGTTGAGCTCGAACGTCCCCGTGACCGCACGACCCTCAACTTCAACCCCGACTTCAAGAAGCTCCGCCACGAGGTCTCGGGCTTCCTGATGAGCCTGAACGAAGACGCCAAGAGCCTCAAGTTCAACAACGAGCTCACCCTCCCCGACCTCCAGCCCAAAGACTTCCGCACCCACTACACCACGGTCGGTTAG
- a CDS encoding ABC transporter ATP-binding protein, with protein MEQLQPSAANQAARDAKYVEIVNLVKAYPNPLGDPIKVVDGYNLTIKKGDLISVIGHSGCGKSTVLMMLAGLNPITSGDVLVEGEVIEGPGPDRSVVFQAPCLLPWMTSFQNVMLGVKRCYPHGTKQERKEIVEYYLNLVGLSDSMHKYPREMSGGMQQRVGIARAIALRPKLLLLDEPFGRLDSLTRMDLQDTILGILDKERITTMLITHDVDEAVYMADRVCMMTNGPRAKVGQVLDVPFERPRKRQEILASDLFYDLRGSLVDFLAKNEKEKPGDKPKVVEPQEDVFESPSVTNETFKQKDTELQLFAAMPAHA; from the coding sequence ATGGAACAGCTCCAACCTAGTGCAGCCAACCAAGCCGCTCGCGACGCCAAGTACGTCGAGATCGTCAACCTGGTCAAGGCCTACCCCAACCCCCTCGGCGACCCGATCAAGGTGGTTGACGGCTACAACCTCACCATCAAGAAGGGCGATCTCATTTCCGTGATCGGCCACTCGGGCTGCGGTAAATCGACCGTGCTCATGATGCTCGCCGGCCTCAACCCGATCACCTCCGGCGACGTGCTTGTTGAAGGCGAAGTCATCGAGGGCCCCGGCCCCGATCGTTCGGTGGTCTTCCAGGCACCCTGCCTCCTTCCGTGGATGACTTCGTTCCAGAACGTCATGCTCGGCGTGAAACGCTGCTACCCCCACGGCACCAAGCAGGAACGCAAAGAGATCGTCGAGTACTACCTGAACCTCGTCGGCCTGTCCGACTCGATGCACAAGTACCCCCGCGAGATGTCCGGCGGCATGCAGCAGCGTGTGGGTATCGCCCGGGCGATCGCGTTGCGGCCCAAGCTCCTGCTGCTGGACGAACCGTTCGGCCGTCTCGACTCGCTGACCCGGATGGACCTGCAGGACACCATCCTGGGCATCCTCGACAAAGAACGCATCACCACCATGCTCATCACCCACGATGTGGATGAGGCGGTGTACATGGCCGACCGCGTCTGCATGATGACCAACGGCCCGCGGGCTAAGGTCGGGCAGGTGCTCGATGTTCCATTCGAGCGTCCCCGCAAACGCCAGGAGATCCTCGCCTCCGACCTGTTCTACGACCTGCGTGGCAGCCTCGTCGACTTCCTCGCGAAAAACGAGAAGGAAAAGCCCGGCGACAAGCCCAAGGTCGTCGAGCCGCAAGAAGACGTTTTCGAGTCGCCGAGTGTGACGAACGAAACCTTCAAGCAGAAGGACACCGAGTTGCAGTTGTTTGCCGCGATGCCAGCGCACGCCTAA
- a CDS encoding molybdopterin oxidoreductase family protein — MTRATCPYCGVGCVVEVKVQGGQMKSIHADVEAAPNFGMMCPKGALLFKSDDASRRLTEPMIRDEKGGPLRPATWAEAIRKVADGIKDTLTQRGPDAVAWYGSGQLDTEASFLFTKLFKGYLGSNHTDTNSRLCMSSAVAGYVRSFGSDGPPTCYEDMDLADTFFLIGANMTANHPVLFNRIRRRRATHEGTRIIVVDPRRSKTAEFADLHLAVKPGGDVALLRLLAKAALDRGDLDLDYIEQSVEGFAELKQQLDELDVDAMLDACGVPAADIEQAAEWMGGGRKLLSCYCMGTNQSSRGTDKNTALIDLHLMLGQVGKPGAGPFSLTGQPNAMGGREVGYLAHQLPGYRKVTVDADREALEQAWGLAEGSIAAEPGRPAVEMFDAAARGELGVLWVACTNPAVSMPDLDVTQHGLRETPLVVVQDCLKDTETAAYADVLLPAATWGEKRGTMTNSERLITRSDAALPIPGEARTDWKIVCDIAQAMGFHGFDFADSDEVWDEFRRLTADTLCDMTGITNEQLDQHGGTHWPYPAAAERPTLRRYVDGVFPTPSGKARLSTASYEPTAETADDEYPLNLTTGRVAQHWHTRGRTGHVPELNRFAPHPVADVHPSDAGGFGLVDGDLAWVESRHGRALAEVSVTTNTRPGLVFLPFHFGDTLHPETAANYATHRVVDAISKQPELKHAACRLVAAPNETFANLDEGSRNA; from the coding sequence ATGACACGCGCAACCTGCCCGTATTGCGGCGTGGGCTGTGTCGTCGAGGTCAAGGTGCAGGGCGGACAGATGAAGTCGATCCACGCAGATGTGGAGGCGGCACCGAACTTCGGCATGATGTGCCCGAAGGGCGCGTTGCTGTTCAAGTCCGATGATGCTTCCCGGCGTCTGACCGAGCCGATGATCCGGGATGAGAAGGGCGGGCCGCTTCGCCCGGCGACCTGGGCCGAGGCGATCCGCAAGGTGGCTGATGGCATCAAGGACACGCTGACGCAACGCGGGCCCGACGCGGTGGCGTGGTACGGCTCGGGCCAGCTCGACACCGAGGCGTCGTTTCTATTCACCAAGCTGTTCAAGGGCTATCTGGGCAGCAACCACACCGATACCAACAGCCGTCTGTGCATGAGCAGTGCGGTGGCGGGCTATGTTCGTAGCTTCGGCAGCGACGGGCCGCCGACGTGCTACGAAGACATGGACCTGGCCGACACGTTTTTCCTGATCGGGGCGAACATGACGGCGAACCACCCGGTGCTGTTCAACCGCATCCGTCGGCGTCGCGCCACACACGAGGGCACGCGGATCATTGTCGTCGATCCCCGGCGGAGCAAGACCGCGGAGTTCGCGGACCTCCACCTGGCGGTGAAGCCCGGCGGGGATGTCGCACTGCTTCGGCTGCTGGCCAAAGCCGCGCTGGACCGTGGCGACCTCGATCTGGATTACATCGAGCAGAGCGTTGAAGGGTTTGCCGAGTTGAAGCAGCAGCTCGATGAGCTGGACGTCGACGCGATGCTGGACGCTTGCGGCGTGCCCGCAGCGGACATCGAGCAGGCGGCGGAGTGGATGGGCGGCGGCCGCAAGCTGTTGAGCTGCTACTGCATGGGGACCAACCAGAGCAGCCGGGGGACCGACAAGAACACCGCGCTGATCGACCTGCACCTCATGCTGGGCCAGGTCGGCAAGCCGGGGGCGGGGCCGTTCTCGCTCACGGGGCAACCCAACGCGATGGGCGGCCGCGAGGTGGGCTACCTCGCTCACCAGCTCCCGGGGTACCGCAAGGTCACGGTGGACGCCGACCGTGAGGCGCTCGAGCAGGCCTGGGGCCTTGCCGAGGGCAGCATCGCTGCGGAGCCCGGTCGGCCCGCGGTCGAGATGTTCGACGCCGCGGCGCGGGGCGAGCTCGGCGTGTTGTGGGTCGCGTGCACGAACCCGGCGGTGAGCATGCCCGATCTGGACGTCACGCAGCACGGCCTGCGGGAGACGCCGTTGGTCGTGGTGCAGGACTGCCTGAAAGACACCGAGACCGCGGCCTATGCCGACGTTTTGCTGCCCGCTGCGACGTGGGGCGAGAAACGCGGCACGATGACCAACAGCGAACGCCTCATCACCCGTAGCGATGCGGCGTTGCCCATCCCCGGTGAAGCACGGACCGATTGGAAGATCGTCTGCGATATTGCTCAAGCCATGGGATTCCACGGCTTCGACTTTGCGGACAGCGACGAGGTGTGGGACGAGTTCCGCCGTTTGACCGCCGATACCCTCTGCGACATGACGGGCATCACCAACGAGCAGCTCGATCAGCACGGCGGTACTCACTGGCCGTATCCCGCAGCCGCCGAGCGCCCCACGCTTCGGCGTTATGTGGACGGCGTGTTCCCCACGCCTTCGGGCAAGGCCCGTCTCAGCACCGCGAGCTACGAGCCCACCGCTGAAACCGCTGACGATGAATACCCGCTGAACCTGACCACGGGCCGTGTCGCTCAGCACTGGCACACCCGCGGTCGGACGGGACACGTACCCGAGCTCAACCGCTTTGCCCCGCACCCGGTTGCGGACGTGCACCCGTCCGATGCGGGAGGGTTTGGGCTGGTCGATGGCGATCTGGCGTGGGTTGAGTCTCGGCACGGCCGCGCTTTGGCCGAGGTATCGGTGACAACCAACACACGCCCCGGCCTGGTGTTTCTCCCGTTCCACTTCGGCGATACACTCCACCCCGAAACCGCGGCCAACTACGCCACGCACCGCGTGGTCGACGCGATTTCCAAGCAACCCGAGCTCAAGCACGCCGCCTGCCGCTTGGTCGCCGCACCCAACGAAACGTTCGCGAACCTCGACGAGGGGAGCCGAAACGCATGA
- a CDS encoding ANTAR domain-containing response regulator, whose translation MSTPQKPLRIMIADDDAARAQTLSAALAETGYEIVAVTGGDTHLHTLVADSEPDLVLINTESPSRDTLEQLTTIHHKQPRPVVMFASDEDRDTIRAAVKAGVSAYVTHGIANSRVASVIETAIAQFNQHQSVVDELKKTKQTLEERKVLDRAKGILMKRRSCSEEEAFALLRQAAMNHKKRLGQVAEEIVQAAALLDADAGVVKGVRP comes from the coding sequence ATGAGTACGCCCCAGAAACCCCTACGCATCATGATTGCCGATGACGACGCCGCCCGTGCGCAAACGCTCTCGGCGGCGCTGGCGGAGACGGGCTACGAAATCGTGGCGGTGACCGGGGGCGACACCCACCTGCACACGCTTGTGGCCGACAGCGAACCCGATCTGGTGCTCATCAACACCGAATCGCCCAGCCGTGACACCCTCGAACAGCTGACCACCATCCACCACAAGCAGCCGCGCCCGGTGGTGATGTTCGCCAGCGATGAAGACCGCGACACCATCCGGGCCGCGGTGAAAGCGGGCGTCTCCGCTTACGTGACACACGGCATCGCCAATTCGCGGGTCGCGTCGGTCATCGAGACGGCGATCGCCCAGTTCAACCAACACCAGAGCGTGGTGGATGAGCTCAAGAAAACCAAACAGACACTTGAGGAGCGGAAGGTTCTCGACCGGGCCAAGGGCATCCTCATGAAACGACGGTCTTGCTCGGAGGAAGAAGCTTTCGCCTTGCTCCGCCAGGCCGCGATGAATCACAAGAAACGCCTGGGCCAGGTCGCCGAAGAAATTGTTCAAGCGGCGGCTTTGCTGGATGCGGATGCGGGCGTTGTTAAAGGAGTCAGGCCATGA
- a CDS encoding CmpA/NrtA family ABC transporter substrate-binding protein translates to MIDQAEPIVIEKPDLQIGFIPLSDCAPLVAAYEKGFFEHEGLRVTLCRERSWASIRDKTAFGVYDASQMLYPMPLASTLGVGGAAVPMMSALCLSLGGNAITVSESLYAEMLSAAGEAGLDEERSAFVLSDVIKRRAQNGEPAITLGCVFPTSTHHYELRHWLSAAGVDCDLDVRLQVVPPPDMPDAMREGRIDGFCVGEPWNSITVQRGWGRIVMTKHKLWNNAPEKVLGVTTAWAEQHPATHLALIRAIIAASAWCDDEANREELARMIASEHYVDVPYEAVRPSMMGQLSLSQNGPVWDCSDFMVFNRYAANFPWVSHGRTFLEKMADAGQIDPNDHPAQEYDRLAAQVLQPNLYRKACAELDLPYPLIDHKPEGVHNEAWSLTQATRPIVMGPDQIFPSQASPVEVSSDP, encoded by the coding sequence ATGATCGACCAAGCAGAACCGATAGTCATTGAAAAGCCGGATCTGCAGATCGGATTTATTCCGCTCTCCGATTGTGCGCCGCTGGTCGCCGCTTACGAAAAGGGTTTCTTCGAGCACGAAGGGCTGCGGGTGACGCTGTGTCGTGAGCGCTCGTGGGCCAGCATCCGGGACAAGACCGCCTTTGGCGTTTACGACGCGTCGCAGATGCTCTACCCCATGCCCCTCGCGTCCACGCTGGGGGTCGGCGGTGCGGCGGTGCCGATGATGAGCGCGTTGTGCCTGAGCCTGGGCGGGAACGCGATCACCGTCAGCGAATCGCTCTACGCCGAGATGCTTTCCGCAGCGGGCGAGGCGGGGCTCGATGAAGAACGGTCGGCATTCGTGCTCAGCGACGTGATCAAGCGTCGGGCCCAGAACGGCGAACCGGCCATCACGCTGGGCTGCGTCTTCCCCACGAGCACCCACCACTACGAACTCCGCCACTGGCTCAGCGCCGCGGGCGTGGATTGCGATCTGGATGTCCGCCTTCAGGTGGTTCCTCCGCCGGACATGCCCGACGCCATGCGGGAAGGGCGGATCGACGGATTCTGCGTGGGCGAGCCCTGGAACTCGATCACGGTCCAGCGGGGCTGGGGCCGGATCGTTATGACCAAACACAAGCTGTGGAACAACGCCCCGGAGAAAGTCCTCGGCGTGACCACCGCCTGGGCCGAGCAACATCCGGCCACCCACCTCGCACTGATCCGCGCGATCATCGCGGCCTCCGCCTGGTGCGACGACGAAGCCAACCGCGAAGAGCTGGCCCGCATGATTGCGTCCGAGCACTACGTGGACGTGCCCTACGAAGCGGTTCGTCCCTCGATGATGGGGCAGCTCAGCCTGTCGCAGAACGGCCCGGTTTGGGACTGCTCGGACTTCATGGTCTTCAACCGCTACGCCGCGAACTTCCCCTGGGTGTCCCACGGCCGGACGTTCCTGGAGAAGATGGCCGACGCGGGCCAGATCGATCCGAACGACCACCCCGCACAAGAATACGACCGGCTCGCGGCTCAGGTGTTGCAGCCCAACCTCTACCGCAAGGCGTGCGCAGAGCTGGACTTGCCCTACCCGCTGATCGACCACAAGCCCGAAGGCGTGCACAACGAGGCGTGGAGCCTGACCCAAGCGACACGGCCTATCGTAATGGGCCCCGACCAGATATTCCCCAGCCAGGCCTCGCCGGTCGAGGTGTCCTCCGACCCTTGA
- a CDS encoding alginate export family protein → MSLFSKFRPSLVPYTLCMGAVAFPALGQAEGDAPATLEDDTTQTFADAIMSGTVKLNVRARAEIVEQDNLDNAYAYTIRTRLGYLTEEYEGFQFYVEFEDVTAADDDLYNDGPGESTAGLNRAVVADPEVTELNEAWAQYSNAELAGLKVKAGRQVIALDDQRFIGHVGWRQDNQTFDAVRASSNLGLEGFDLTGGYINRVNRIFGEEADFKDTEIVFVNGSYKIKDVGKLTGFGYFLDIEDSPANSNDTVGVRLAGSKPLGDSGMSLAYAGSFAYQEDTGDNPTDYDAMYYAIDLGLKVPETGTFGVGYEVLGSDDGNFAFRTPLATLHKFNGFADVFLVTPADGLEDFYIYYGIPFPKEWKMKGKLVYHYFGGNDSIGKFGQEFDAVVTKKLSSNLSLGAKLAYFDGDEAGFADRTKLTIDLTFAF, encoded by the coding sequence ATGAGTTTGTTTTCGAAGTTTCGACCTAGCCTGGTCCCGTACACGTTGTGTATGGGCGCGGTTGCGTTCCCTGCGTTGGGGCAGGCTGAGGGAGATGCCCCGGCAACATTGGAAGACGATACGACGCAAACCTTTGCCGACGCGATCATGTCCGGCACCGTGAAGCTGAACGTCCGGGCCCGGGCCGAGATTGTCGAACAAGACAACCTCGACAACGCCTACGCCTACACCATCCGCACCCGCCTCGGTTACCTGACCGAAGAATACGAAGGCTTCCAGTTTTACGTTGAGTTCGAAGACGTGACCGCGGCCGACGACGATCTGTACAACGACGGCCCCGGTGAAAGCACCGCCGGCCTGAACCGCGCCGTCGTCGCCGACCCCGAGGTGACCGAGCTCAACGAGGCTTGGGCCCAGTACAGCAACGCCGAACTCGCGGGCCTCAAGGTGAAGGCCGGCCGTCAAGTGATCGCGCTCGACGACCAACGCTTCATCGGCCACGTCGGCTGGCGCCAGGACAACCAGACCTTCGACGCCGTGCGTGCTTCCAGCAACCTCGGGCTCGAAGGCTTCGATCTCACCGGCGGCTACATCAACCGCGTGAACCGCATCTTCGGTGAAGAAGCCGACTTCAAAGACACCGAAATCGTCTTCGTCAACGGCTCCTACAAGATCAAGGACGTGGGCAAGCTCACCGGCTTCGGCTACTTCCTCGACATCGAAGATTCGCCCGCCAACTCCAACGACACCGTGGGTGTCCGTCTGGCCGGCAGCAAGCCCCTGGGCGATAGCGGCATGTCGCTGGCCTACGCAGGTAGCTTCGCTTACCAGGAAGACACCGGCGACAACCCGACCGACTACGACGCCATGTACTACGCCATCGACCTGGGCCTGAAGGTCCCCGAGACCGGCACGTTCGGCGTGGGCTACGAAGTCCTGGGCTCGGACGACGGCAACTTCGCGTTCCGCACCCCGCTCGCGACCCTGCACAAGTTCAACGGCTTCGCGGACGTCTTCCTCGTCACGCCCGCCGACGGCCTGGAAGACTTCTACATCTACTACGGTATCCCGTTCCCCAAGGAATGGAAGATGAAGGGTAAGCTGGTCTACCACTACTTCGGTGGCAACGACTCCATCGGCAAGTTCGGCCAAGAGTTCGACGCCGTCGTGACCAAGAAGCTCAGCAGTAACCTCAGCCTGGGCGCCAAGCTCGCCTACTTCGACGGCGACGAGGCCGGCTTCGCTGACCGCACCAAGCTCACCATCGACCTCACGTTTGCGTTCTAA